TTACGCTCAACCGTCTTATCATCCCACGTCAGGACGTCCTGATCGGTCTTATCAAAGGCGCGAAACAACACTTCATCGCTGCCCTGTTGACGCCAGATTTCTTCTGCCAGGCGTTCGTCATAGTTAGCAACCTCAAATATCGCTTCTGCGATTTCTCTAGAGGTGTGGCGTAGTTTGGCCCATTCGCCCACGTGGTGAGCCTTAGACTGTTCTGTTGCCATAAAGGTCTCCTGTTGTGGATTTATCCTTTCAGTTTTACCGCCAGACCGGCGACATGTTCGCCCTGAAAACGGGCGATATCGAGTTCTTCTGCAGAAGGCTGGCGCGATCCATCGCCCCCTGCAATGGTGGTGGCCCCGTAAGGGGTGCCGCCGCGTACATGGGAGATATCGAAAAGTTCTTTGGTGCCATAACCGATGGGAACAATCACCATGCCGTGGTGGGCGAGGGTGGTCCAGACTGAAGTGATGGTTTGCTCCTGGCCGCCGCCGGTGCCGGTGGAGGCAAACACACTGGCAATTTTGCCGTACAGCGCGCCTGAGGCCCACAGTCCGCCAGTGCGGTCGAGGAAGTTACGCATTTGCCCCGCCATATTACCGAAACGTGTGGGGGTGCCGAGGATGATGGCATCGTATTGCGGGAGATCTTCGGGAGTTGCTTCAGTAGCTGGCTGATTGACCTTGCCGCCGACCTGCGCGAAGCGTTCGGCGTCCATGGTTTCCGGCACGCGTAATATCGTCACTTCTGCACCGTTCACACGACGTGCGCCTTCTGCAATGGCCTGCGCCATGGTTTCAATATGTCCGTACATGGAATAATAAAGCACCAGAATTTTCGCCATCTTTTTTCTTCCTGCGGGGTTTGAACACGTAATCTGAAGTATAGAAGAGCCTGCGTGACCTGCCGCTGAACAGCACAGCCGCTCACCTGCGGCTTCGCTTAATACTCCGCTAAGCGCTTGTCATCTGGCGTAAAATGCCGAGTTGATGAAAAAATAAAGAGGAATATGTGTTTCAAAGTATAAATATCAGCCATAAACGCAACGCTATTGGCTATTCTTTAATCGGGTGGCCCGGAAAACGAGCCACCTAAGCTTTTCACCCTTGCATGTGAAAAGTCCTGACCACAGATGCGAAAAACTCTCTCGGAGGAAATGATGGCCCAACATCGTGGAGGATCGGGTAATTTCGCGGAAGATCGCGAAAGAGCCGCGGAAGCAGGCCGTAAAGGCGGTAAGAATAGCGGCGGGAATTTCAGAAACGACCCGCAGCGCGCTTCCGAAGCAGGTGAAAAAGGGGGACGCAGTCGCGGTAAGAAATAATCCGGCTGTGCAGTAATTCCCTCCGCCGCCGGGAGCGCCCGGCGGTGACAACGCCTTCTGACTCTGCGAAAATGGCGCCCGAATTCACATCCTGGTGCTTTATGTCTTCAGCTTCTTCTCGTCTTTCCCTGCGCCTGACGCGCCAGGAACTTGTTTTGATCTTCATTACCATGGTCTGGGGCGGCACCTTTCTGGTGGTGCATCGGGCGATGGCTCACTCCGGCCCATTCTTCTTCGTCGGTCTGCGCTTTGCGACGGCAGCGCTACTGTTGGCTTTTTTCTTCCGCCGTTACCTGAAGCAAACCACCTGGCTGGAGTGCAAAGCGGGGGCGTTGATCGGTGTGGCTATCGCCGGAGGCTATGGCCTGCAAACCTGGGGCATGCAAACTATTTCCAGCAGCCAGTCCGCCTTTCTGACTGCGCTTTACGTGCCCGTGGTGCCGCTGTTGCAGTGGCTGTTTTTACGTCGTCCACCCGGATTGATGGCGTGGCTGGGGATTCTGCTGGCGTTTATTGGCTTGTTGCTGGTGGCGGGTCCGCAGGATGGCCGTTTCGCCCTAAACGCCGGTGAAATTGCCACCCTGCTGAGCACCCTGGCGATTGCCGCTGAAATCATTCTGATCAGCCGGTTTGCTGGTCAGGTTGATGTGCGTCGTGTGACGCTGATCCAGCTGGCCGTGGCATCGGCCTGTGCTTTCGTGTTGATGATCCCCAATGGGGAAACGTTACCGACATTCAGTACGCCGCTGGTGCTGAGCGCGCTGGGACTCGGTGCCGCAAGCGCGCTGATTCAGGTCACCATGAACTGGGCGCAGCGCAGTGTCTCGCCGACGCGCGCGACGGTGATCTACGCCGGTGAACCGGTGTGGGCCGGGGTAGTCGGACGGCTGGCAGGTGAGCGTTTACCGGCGGCGGCGCTGCTGGGCGGCGCGTTAATTGTCTGTGGGGTGATCGTCAGTGAATTACGTATCCGGCGTAAAAAAGCGGTGCCGGAGCTGGCACCGCAGGAGATGCAGGAGCCTTAACTGTTTTGGCGTGCCGCCTGGTTTTCACCCAGGCTGGCACCGCGACGGCGCAGAATCGCGTTAAGAATGATGGCACCAAAAGTGGCGGTGCCGATGCCGCCCAGGGTGAAGTTACCGATTTTTAGCGCGAAATCCCCGGCACCCAGCACCAGCGTGGTGGCCACCATAATCAGATTGCTGTTCTGGCTGAAATCGACGTTATTTTGCACCCAGATACGCGCACCTGCCACGGCAATCAGGCCAAACACCACAATCGATGCTCCCCCAATCACCGGACCAGGAATGGTGTGGATGAGTGCGCCAAATTTGGGTGAAAAGCCCAGCACCAAAGCAATCAACGCCGCTGCGACAAAAGCCAGCGTAGAATAGACTTTTGTTACCGCCATCACGCCAATGTTTTCCGCGTAGGTGGTCACACCGCTGCCACCGATCGATCCCGATAGCATGGTCGCCAGGCCATCACCAACAAAAGCTCGCCCCATCCAGGGATCAAGATTGCGCCCGGTCATCCCCGCCACGGCTTTAATATGCCCAAGGTTCTCAGCCACCAGAATGATGGCCACCGGTGCGATCATCACGATCGCCTGCATATCAAACACCGGCGTGGTGGTATGCGGCAGGCCAAACCAGGCGGCGTTGGCGACACCAGTGAAATCGACCGGCTTGCCAAACCCCAGGACATTGGTCAGCAGGGCGTAAATGGCCCAGGCGGCAATCAGCCCCACCAGGATCAACAAACGCTGCACCATGCCGCGGGTAAACACCGCCACCAGACCAATACACAGCACCGTCATCACCGCCATCCAGCTATCGAACATTGACGATGACACGCTATGTACCGCAATCGGTGCGAGATTCAGCCCAATTGCCATGACAACCGCACCAGTGACCACCGGTGGCATCAGCCTTTCGATCCAGCCCGTACCCACTTTCATCACCACAAACCCAATCAGCGTGTACAGAGCACCACAGGCGATCACCCCACCGAGCGCCAGCGCCAGGTTGGGGTTGAGTCCCTGACCATTGAAGCCGGTGACGGCGATAATCACGCCGACAAAGGCCGCACTGGAACCGAGATAGCTGGGCACGCGCCCCCCGGTGACGACAAAGAACAGCAGGGTACCGATCCCGGAAACCAGAATTGCCAGATTTGGGTCCAGCCCCATCAGCAACGGCATCAACACCGTTGCGCCAAACATTGCCACAGCATGCTGCAGGCCCAGAATCACGGTCTGCCCGAGCGGCAGCGTTTCATCCGGTGCAATCAGCCCATTTTCAGTCAAGGCTGACTTTTTCTGCCAGCGGGGAAACCAGGAACTCGCCATCGTCTTCTCCAGAGTGTCTGTGGAACCGGACCGCACAGGGCGGCGTTAGCGGGCTTCCTGCCGTGAAAAGTGATGATATCCGCGGTCAAACCAGGCGAGGCCGTGCGGCTCTTCATTTCGCACCAGCGCGGCTGCCTTCCAGCCATTGCAGCAACAGCGCGTTGAAGTTTTCCGCATCGGTCACGCTCATCGCATGCCCGCCCCAGCTCATTTCGATCAGGCTGGCATTGGGGAGCGCGGCCGCCAGTTGCGGAGAGCAACTCCACGGCACCAGCAGATCATCCTGGCTATAGATCGCCAGTACCGGCTGGGTGATACGTGCCGCACAGGGGCGGAAATCGGCACTTTTCAGCGCATGTAAGCGGCGTAACAGGTTTTCCATACCCTGGAAATGCTTCACGTGATGGGCGTCTTCCGCTTCAATGCGCGACTGATGGCGTGCCAGCCATTCAGCCGGATAAAGAAACAGCGGCTGGGCGCGGACAAAAGCCTCAACCCCCACATTGAGCAGCAGATCCTGGCGTACCTGGAAACAACGTCCGGTGTGGGCATCGAGTGACAGCCAGCCATTAATCACCACTACGCGTCCAACACGTTGCGGATAATCGAGCGCCAGTTGCAGGCCAATCAGCCCGCCAAGTGCATGGCCGATCAGATCAAAGCGTTCGATTCCCTGCTGCTCCAGCGCATCTGCCAGCTCGGCGGCCATCATCGCCATGCTGTAGCCTTCAGGCAGTGTATCCGGGCTGCGGCCGGTGCCGCGCTGGTCGTAGGTCACCACGCGATAATGCTGCCCCAGCGCCGCCAGCTGGGGTTGCCAGAAACCGGCAACGCCCCCCAGGCCGGAGGAGAGCACCAGCGTCGGTGCATCCTTCGTCTGTAAACCCTGAATCTCCAGATGCATTACGCCTCCTGTTTGCCGATGTGTGCCACGGTGGCAATCTCGACCAGCGCATCCGGCTTCACCAGCCCGCATTGAATGCAGTAGCGAGCGGGTTTATCTCCAGGGAAGTATTCGGCATACACCTGATTAATGGCGGCGTAGTTACTCCAGTCAGTGAGGAAGATGGAGTTGAAGGTGACGTCATCCATGGTGCCGCCCGCCGTTTCAATCACCTTTTTAATGGTTTCCAGTACGTGGCGGGCCTGAGCAGCCGCGTCGCCAACATGCACCACATTATTTTGCGCGTCGAACGGCAGGGTGCCAGAAACGTAGACCACGCCATCGGCGAGGGTACCGGGCACAAAAGGGGCGATAGGTGTGGTGGTGCCGGGCGGAATAATGACACTTTTAGGCATGGCTTGATGTTCCTTTTCGTGGTTTTTGCAGGTGATAATGATCGTAATTTCAGGATGTTAGCGTTTCGCAGAAGGTGTCGGTGTCGCTGACCCAACCGAAAAACGTTTCGATATTGAAGATTGCCGCCTGCTGCGCAAACGGCGGTCCGGCCTGGTAAGTTGCGTCTTCCAGTACCACACCGAAATATTCCAGAAAGAATCCGTCGCGCAGCGTCGATTCCACGCAGACATTGGTGGCAATGCCGGTAAAAATCAGGTGGCGAATGCCGCGACTGCGCAACATGCTGTCGAGCGGCGTGTTGAAGAAGCCGCTGTAACGGGGTTTGGGCAGGACAATGTCACCCGGCTGCGGCACCAGTTCATCCACCAGCGCATAATCCCAGCCGCCTTTCGCCAGCAGCGTGCCCTGCAGTTCGGGGCGCTTACGCATGGTTTTCAGGGCATTGGATTTATGAAAATTGGGCGATCCGGCATCACCGGCTTCGACATATTTATCGTCCCAGCCATTCTGGAACCAGATGATTTGGATACCGGCGGCGCGGGCGGCCGTCACGGCCTGGTGAATTTTGGCGATCACCGGTTTGGTGGCAGAGACGTCAAAACCGGCCAAATCGAGATAGCCGCCCTCGGTGGCATAGGCATTTTGCATATCCACCACAATCAGGGCGCTTTGCGCGGGCGGAAAGGCAATGGCTTCCGGGCGTGCGGGCAGGGTGACCTGCGCTAAGGTCGATGTATGGGCGCAAACAACGGCAGTCATCAGGCAACCTCCTTCTGCGATTCAATCAAAGCATGACGGCACTGCATCAGCGGCTGAATATGTTGACCAAAGTCCTCGATCCCCTGCAGGAAATCGTCGAAAGTCAGCAGCACGCCCTGCGTACCTTCCACCCCAGCAACTTCATCCAACATTCGTGCCACATTGGCCCAGGAACCCACCAGCGTACCCATATTGATGTTCACGGCGGAGGTGGGATCGGCCATCTGGCGTACGTTGGTGTCGCTGCCGGATTTGGTGTCCTGCTGACTTTGGGTGGTCAGCCAGGCGAGCGCCTCTTCATCGGCACCGGCTTTGTAGTGCTCCCATTTGGCGCGTGCGGCTTCATCACTCTCGGCGGCGATGATCATAAACAGCACATAAGAACCGACATCCCGACCTACATTGTCGGCGGCTTGTTTCATGCGTGCGGCGGTGGGGGCGAAGGCGGTTGGTGTGTTCACGCCTTTGCCAAAGCAGAAGTTGTAATCGGCGTGTTGTGCCGAAAACGCCATACCGGCATCACTTTGCCCGGCGCAGATCACCTTCATCGGCCTTTGCGGCTGCGGGCTGAGGCGGCAATCGTTCATGGTGAAGAATTCACCTTTGAAATCGCTTTGGCCGTTGCCCCACAAATCGCGCAGCACGGTGACGTATTCGGTCAGGTATTGATAGCGGCTGGCGAAGTAGTCATCACCGGGCCACAGGCCCATCTGTTCATATTCCGGTTTCTGCCAGCCGGTCACCAGGTTGACGCCAAAGCGGCCGTTGGAGATAGAATCGATGGTCGAGGCCATGCGCGCGACAATCGCGGGTGGCAGCGTCAGAGTGGCGGCGGTCGCGTAAATTTCGATACGCGAGGTGACCGCAGCCAGCCCGGCCATCAGGGTGAATGATTCGAGGTTATGGTCCCAGAATTCGGTTTTCCCGCCGAAGCCACGCAGTTTGATCATCGAAAGTGCGAAGTCGAAGTGGTAATGCTCAGCTTTTTGCACAATCGCTTTGTTCAATTCAAACGTCGGCTTGTACTGCGGGGCATGGGTGGAAATTAACCAGCCATTGTTACCAATCGGGATGAAGACGCCAATTTTCATGTGAAACCTCTCAGCAAATAACGGGTTTGTTTCACGCGCTGCGCTGCGTCCTGCTCGCTCCCTGCTGGCGGCGCTCCGTCACAATTTTGCAAAGCCTGTGCCACATTTTTAAATGTCTTATACAACATGGTGTTAAAAAAACAGGGTAAGAAAAAGCGGAGTAAATGGTCCGTTTTGGACCATTTGGTAAAAATAAACTGCACATTTTTCATGCGTCAGTGGTCAAAAAAGGTGCAGGGGCGGTATTAGGCAGGAGCGGGGGGCTTTGTTATGATGCGCGTACGCACAATGGATGAGGTAACAGTGTGAAAAGTGATGAAAAAAAGCCAACGCGTCGCTCTCGTGCGGTGGCAGCAAAACGGGCAGCGATTCTGGAAGCGGCGCTGACCTTCTTTTCGCAATTTGGTATTCACGGCACCAGCCTCGATAAAGTGGCGGAGCGCGCCGATGTGTCAAAAACCAATCTGCTTTATTACTACCCTTCGAAAGAGGCACTGTACATTGCGGTGCTGAAAGAGATTCTGGATGTCTGGCTGGCACCGTTACGCGCACTGCGTCACGATCAGGAGCCGCTGACGGCCATCCGCCGCTATATCCGCCTGAAACTGGAAGTTTCACGCGATCATCCTCAGGCATCGCGTCTGTTCTGCCTTGAGATGCTGCAGGGAGCGCCTTTGCTGAAGGGAGAACTGGCGGGAGATCTTAAAACGCTGGTGGATGAAAAGGCGGCGATCATCGAACAGTGGATCGATGAAGGGCGGCTGGCGGGCGTACGGCCCCAGCATCTGTTTTTCCTGCTGTGGGCCACCACCCAGCATTACGCCGATTTCGCCTCGCAGGTTGAGGCAGTGACCGGGCAGACGCTGAATGACCCGGCGTTCTTTGAACAAACGGTAGATAACGTGCAGCGCATGATTATTGAAGGGATCCGCGTGCGCTAATCCCTTCCAGGCACAGGAGTTTGCATGGATTCGCTTTCACAACTGGCATTAGGTGCATCGGTAAGCGTGGCGGTGATGGGCAGGCGCGTGCCGGTGTGGCAGTCAGCGCTGGTCGGTGCGGTGATCGGCACTTTACCCGATCTGGATGTATTTATTGATCACGGCGACGCCATTCGCAATATGACGCTGCATCGCAGCGAAAGTCATGCGTTGCTGTGGCTTACCCTGGTCGCACCGTTGCTGAGCTGGCTGGTGGCGGGATTACTCCGTCAACGCCAGCATTGGGTTGCCTGGTGGCTGGCTATCTGGCTGGCGCTGATCACCCATCCGTTACTTGATTTGATGACGGTCTATGGGACGCAGCTCGGTCTGCCGTTGACGGATTGCCCCTATGCTGTCGGAAGTATGTACATTATCGACCCGTTGTATACGTTGCCGTTGCTGGTTGCGCTGGGTGTGGCACTGGGGCGGCGCGACAGGATCGGCTTGCGCTGGAATCAGGTCGGGTTGGTGGTGAGTACACTGTATCTTGGCTGGAGTATGGTGGCGCAAAGTATGGCAACGCAGCATATTGGCCAGCAGCTGGCTCAACAGCGGGTGCAACCTGAGCGACTGCTGGTGACGCCCACCGCGTTTAACACCCTGGTATGGCGTACGGTGATCATGACACCGGAACGTTATGGTGAAGCTTACTGGTCGCTGCTGTCACCGAATCGTCCGCTGGAGATTCACTGGTATGATCGCCAGCCAGCCTTGCTCACACCGTTCAAAGGTCAATGGCTGGCCGAACGCGTCGCCTGGTTCAGCCATGGTTTTTATGCCATGCGCCAGCAGGGGGGCGAGACACTGATTACCGACTTGCGTATGGGCGAGGAGCCGAATTACACCTTTACCTTTAATCTCGGCGCGCCAGATGCACCGGATGCCGCCCCTACACGGGAACCGTCGTTACGGCCTACGCTGGCAGAAGCGTGGAGAAAATTACGCGAAAGGATATGAAAAATAAGGCCCTGTAATGGGCCTTATGTTTTTAGAGCGGTCAGGCTTTACGTCGACGCAACAGCCAGCCCATGGTCAGAATCATAAACCACAGCGGTGTGACCATCAGGGCATGACGGGTGTCATCCTGCAGGGTCAACAGCACCAGGACAAAGGCGAAAAACGCCATACATACCCAGCACATAAATTTACCCAGCGGCATCTTAAACGTTGACTCCGCGTGACGCTGCGGATGCTGTTTGCGGTAGGCCAGATAGCTGCACAGGATGATGGTCCAGACGAACATAAACAGAATGGCTGATACCGTGGTGACCAGCGTGAACACGGTCATCACATCCGGGATCAGATAAATCAACGCCACACCGCCGAGCAGGCACAGGCAGGAGAAAAACAAACCGGTGGTCGGTACGGCACGGGCCGACAGTCGGCCAAACGCCTTGTGTGCCACTCCTTGTTCTGCCAGACCAAACAGCATGCGGCTGGTGGAGAAAATGCCGCTGTTGGCAGAGGACGCCGCGGAGGTGAGCACCACAAAGTTGACGATGCTG
This genomic stretch from Pantoea cypripedii harbors:
- a CDS encoding YccJ family protein; translation: MATEQSKAHHVGEWAKLRHTSREIAEAIFEVANYDERLAEEIWRQQGSDEVLFRAFDKTDQDVLTWDDKTVERKNI
- the wrbA gene encoding NAD(P)H:quinone oxidoreductase gives rise to the protein MAKILVLYYSMYGHIETMAQAIAEGARRVNGAEVTILRVPETMDAERFAQVGGKVNQPATEATPEDLPQYDAIILGTPTRFGNMAGQMRNFLDRTGGLWASGALYGKIASVFASTGTGGGQEQTITSVWTTLAHHGMVIVPIGYGTKELFDISHVRGGTPYGATTIAGGDGSRQPSAEELDIARFQGEHVAGLAVKLKG
- a CDS encoding general stress protein; this translates as MAQHRGGSGNFAEDRERAAEAGRKGGKNSGGNFRNDPQRASEAGEKGGRSRGKK
- a CDS encoding DMT family transporter yields the protein MSSASSRLSLRLTRQELVLIFITMVWGGTFLVVHRAMAHSGPFFFVGLRFATAALLLAFFFRRYLKQTTWLECKAGALIGVAIAGGYGLQTWGMQTISSSQSAFLTALYVPVVPLLQWLFLRRPPGLMAWLGILLAFIGLLLVAGPQDGRFALNAGEIATLLSTLAIAAEIILISRFAGQVDVRRVTLIQLAVASACAFVLMIPNGETLPTFSTPLVLSALGLGAASALIQVTMNWAQRSVSPTRATVIYAGEPVWAGVVGRLAGERLPAAALLGGALIVCGVIVSELRIRRKKAVPELAPQEMQEP
- the rutG gene encoding pyrimidine utilization transport protein G, translating into MASSWFPRWQKKSALTENGLIAPDETLPLGQTVILGLQHAVAMFGATVLMPLLMGLDPNLAILVSGIGTLLFFVVTGGRVPSYLGSSAAFVGVIIAVTGFNGQGLNPNLALALGGVIACGALYTLIGFVVMKVGTGWIERLMPPVVTGAVVMAIGLNLAPIAVHSVSSSMFDSWMAVMTVLCIGLVAVFTRGMVQRLLILVGLIAAWAIYALLTNVLGFGKPVDFTGVANAAWFGLPHTTTPVFDMQAIVMIAPVAIILVAENLGHIKAVAGMTGRNLDPWMGRAFVGDGLATMLSGSIGGSGVTTYAENIGVMAVTKVYSTLAFVAAALIALVLGFSPKFGALIHTIPGPVIGGASIVVFGLIAVAGARIWVQNNVDFSQNSNLIMVATTLVLGAGDFALKIGNFTLGGIGTATFGAIILNAILRRRGASLGENQAARQNS
- the rutD gene encoding pyrimidine utilization protein D is translated as MHLEIQGLQTKDAPTLVLSSGLGGVAGFWQPQLAALGQHYRVVTYDQRGTGRSPDTLPEGYSMAMMAAELADALEQQGIERFDLIGHALGGLIGLQLALDYPQRVGRVVVINGWLSLDAHTGRCFQVRQDLLLNVGVEAFVRAQPLFLYPAEWLARHQSRIEAEDAHHVKHFQGMENLLRRLHALKSADFRPCAARITQPVLAIYSQDDLLVPWSCSPQLAAALPNASLIEMSWGGHAMSVTDAENFNALLLQWLEGSRAGAK
- the rutC gene encoding pyrimidine utilization protein C — protein: MPKSVIIPPGTTTPIAPFVPGTLADGVVYVSGTLPFDAQNNVVHVGDAAAQARHVLETIKKVIETAGGTMDDVTFNSIFLTDWSNYAAINQVYAEYFPGDKPARYCIQCGLVKPDALVEIATVAHIGKQEA
- the rutB gene encoding pyrimidine utilization protein B, which translates into the protein MTAVVCAHTSTLAQVTLPARPEAIAFPPAQSALIVVDMQNAYATEGGYLDLAGFDVSATKPVIAKIHQAVTAARAAGIQIIWFQNGWDDKYVEAGDAGSPNFHKSNALKTMRKRPELQGTLLAKGGWDYALVDELVPQPGDIVLPKPRYSGFFNTPLDSMLRSRGIRHLIFTGIATNVCVESTLRDGFFLEYFGVVLEDATYQAGPPFAQQAAIFNIETFFGWVSDTDTFCETLTS
- the rutA gene encoding pyrimidine utilization protein A, whose protein sequence is MKIGVFIPIGNNGWLISTHAPQYKPTFELNKAIVQKAEHYHFDFALSMIKLRGFGGKTEFWDHNLESFTLMAGLAAVTSRIEIYATAATLTLPPAIVARMASTIDSISNGRFGVNLVTGWQKPEYEQMGLWPGDDYFASRYQYLTEYVTVLRDLWGNGQSDFKGEFFTMNDCRLSPQPQRPMKVICAGQSDAGMAFSAQHADYNFCFGKGVNTPTAFAPTAARMKQAADNVGRDVGSYVLFMIIAAESDEAARAKWEHYKAGADEEALAWLTTQSQQDTKSGSDTNVRQMADPTSAVNINMGTLVGSWANVARMLDEVAGVEGTQGVLLTFDDFLQGIEDFGQHIQPLMQCRHALIESQKEVA
- the rutR gene encoding HTH-type transcriptional regulator RutR; the encoded protein is MKSDEKKPTRRSRAVAAKRAAILEAALTFFSQFGIHGTSLDKVAERADVSKTNLLYYYPSKEALYIAVLKEILDVWLAPLRALRHDQEPLTAIRRYIRLKLEVSRDHPQASRLFCLEMLQGAPLLKGELAGDLKTLVDEKAAIIEQWIDEGRLAGVRPQHLFFLLWATTQHYADFASQVEAVTGQTLNDPAFFEQTVDNVQRMIIEGIRVR
- a CDS encoding metal-dependent hydrolase; amino-acid sequence: MDSLSQLALGASVSVAVMGRRVPVWQSALVGAVIGTLPDLDVFIDHGDAIRNMTLHRSESHALLWLTLVAPLLSWLVAGLLRQRQHWVAWWLAIWLALITHPLLDLMTVYGTQLGLPLTDCPYAVGSMYIIDPLYTLPLLVALGVALGRRDRIGLRWNQVGLVVSTLYLGWSMVAQSMATQHIGQQLAQQRVQPERLLVTPTAFNTLVWRTVIMTPERYGEAYWSLLSPNRPLEIHWYDRQPALLTPFKGQWLAERVAWFSHGFYAMRQQGGETLITDLRMGEEPNYTFTFNLGAPDAPDAAPTREPSLRPTLAEAWRKLRERI